One Fusarium musae strain F31 chromosome 6, whole genome shotgun sequence DNA segment encodes these proteins:
- a CDS encoding hypothetical protein (BUSCO:EOG09263RF8) has translation MGNSNTKESRHEGDPRQYAGPGDPSVREHLQTANSRSNRRMSRAEINIFGIGPSSSRNREQPDVPFERRETKQEREARRLERERVARAKERERSMREEHVDGGYLVTLGTYTGTEDFSKPVVRQLQIERKLAPFWRGLNDWSSSWAEHQLVAAARGLPIPPADAPPDPELIPQPPPAENPSPSSQNLQNLTVPMGPRTLSAASDRSGSNTPSGLPSPSTPGASKSPFKPRAKALAAALSGGSRNASSTDLSPKEIALPHDPFVNGQPMEVFLYKDAEECPICFLTYPPYLNRTRCCDQNICSECFVQIKRAEPHLPEHHPNGEARDPNEGLNPDDPPEMLISEPSACPYCQQPEFGVTYDPPPFRRGLAYSGGPSHGTAMSSQTSLNSTLQTPPIPGRRRAHSLSANAPNVITTDRVRPDWASKLASARNHQARRAAAATALHTAAFLMGGNEQRSILRPGRFGRRNTGNNDSNASPSPSGQGQADGAQDDASEGPEPGARGSSRNGTGRRSRMDELEEMMFMEAVRLSLASEEERKRKEEKAIRKETKRREKEERKAAKKGGNPYSGSASGASASSLSLGGLGRRRGNSTASNLRVEATMSRASHASSTPDSPAEPKAKDDGPAGKGKGVDRGASDSQAGPTSSSSSLPLPAGPSRGGSHLRQMSNASSVGSSVNDSPVGTYTGPDYLGGDLGPRSSGLSLGAYSDDGERDGGSAGSEPMFNFSSLAQMVGADLENGQMRRDEEGESHDTHGRPLSQVKEDEKEDAEAEHVEGVSTAKTEVVPSSLAAPAVMITPETPAPVDEAEHEAKQLGHSGFTTVTGRPATEQRHV, from the exons ATGGGCAACTCCAACACAAAAGAGTCTCGTCACGAGGGCGATCCTCGCCAATATGCAGGTCCTGGCGATCCCTCAGTGCGCGAGCATCTACAAACCGCCAACTCGAGATCGAACCGACGGAtgagcagagcagagataAACATATTTGGTATCGGTCCCAGCTCCTCCCGCAATCGTGAGCAACCAGATGTTCCCTTTGAGCGTCGCGAGACAAAACAGGAGCGCGAGGCGAGGAGGTTAGAAAGGGAGCGCGTGGCTCGGGCGAAGGAGCGGGAGAGGAGTATGCGCGAAGAACACGTTGATGGTGGTTATCTGGTGACATTGGGCACCTACACTGGCACCGAGGACTTTAGCAAGCCTGTCGTGAGGCAGCTGCAG ATCGAGAGAAAGCTTGCGCCATTCTGGCGAGGCCTCAATGATTGGTCTTCGAGTTGGGCAGAGCATCAACTCGTCGCTGCTGCCCGTGGCCTTCCTATCCCCCCCGCCGATGCGCCTCCCGACCCAGAGTTGATTCCGCAACCTCCCCCTGCAGAGAATCCATCTCCTTCGAGCCAGAACCTCCAGAACTTGACGGTGCCTATGGGACCTAGGACACTTTCTGCCGCATCGGATCGCAGTGGATCAAACACACCCTCCGGTCTTCCTTCGCCGTCGACACCTGGAGCGAGCAAGTCGCCTTTCAAGCCTCGAGCCAAGGCTCTTGCTGCTGCACTCAGCGGTGGTTCCCGAAATGCATCTTCAACCGATTTGTCGCCCAAGGAGATCGCTCTCCCTCATGATCCCTTTGTGAACGGCCAACCCATGGAGGTTTTCCTGTACAAAGACGCTGAGGAGTGCCCAATCTGCTTCCTGACATATCCTCCTTACTTGAACCGCACCAGATGTTGCGACCAGAATATCTGCAGCGAATGCTTCGTTCAGATTAAACGCGCTGAACCTCACCTTCCTGAGCATCACCCGAACGGTGAAGCTCGGGATCCTAATGAAGGTCTCAACCCGGACGATCCGCCCGAGATGCTTATCTCGGAGCCTTCGGCATGCCCCTACTGTCAACAGCCCGAATTCGGCGTCACATACGACCCTCCTCCCTTCCGCCGAGGCCTTGCCTACTCGGGCGGCCCATCGCATGGTACAGCCATGTCTTCGCAGACGTCACTAAACAGCACACTACAGACCCCACCCATACCCGGCCGTCGACGCGCACATAGTTTGTCTGCGAACGCGCCGAATGTCATCACCACCGATCGCGTGCGTCCCGACTGGGCGTCGAAACTCGCATCAGCGAGGAACCACCAAGCTCGAAGAGCTGCAGCGGCCACTGCCCTTCACACGGCTGCATTTCTCATGGGCGGAAACGAACAGAGATCGATTCTTCGCCCGGGTCGATTTGGCCGAAGGAACACTGGAAACAACGATTCAAATGCTAGTCCCAGCCCCAGCGGGCAGGGTCAAGCAGACGGTGCACAGGACGACGCGAGCGAGGGACCGGAACCTGGGGCTAGAGGATCTTCAAGAAACGGTACAGGACGAAGGAGTCGCATGGACGAACTCGAGGAGATGATGTTTATGGAGGCTGTTCGTCTTTCTCttgcttctgaagaagagcgcAAACGtaaggaggaaaaggctaTTCGAAAGGAGACTAAGAGACGAGAGAAGGAGGAACGCAAAGCCGCCAAGAAGGGTGGAAATCCATACAGTGGAAGTGCAAGTGGTGCGAGCGCTAGTAGCTTGTCACTCGGAGGATTGGGTCGACGACGAGGCAACAGTACTGCCAGCAATCTCCGTGTTGAAGCTACAATGTCTAGGGCATCACACGCTTCGAGCACCCCGGACTCGCCAGCAGAACCCAAGGCTAAGGACGATGGGCCCGCTGGAAAAGGCAAGGGAGTGGATCGAGGTGCATCCGACAGCCAGGCTGGaccaacatcgtcatcgagTTCTCTGCCACTACCAGCTGGACCTTCGCGTGGAGGATCACATCTTAGGCAGATGAGCAATGCCTCCTCCGTTGGGTCTTCAGTCAACGACAGTCCTGTTGGCACATACACAGGGCCCGACTACCTGGGCGGCGACTTGGGTCCTCGGTCTAGTGGACTGAGCCTCGGCGCCTACAGTGACGACGGAGAACGCGACGGTGGAAGCGCCGGATCCGAGCCCATGTTCAACTTTAGCAGTCTTGCTCAAATGGTCGGCGCCGATCTCGAAAATGGCCAGATGCGCCGTGACGAGGAGGGGGAGTCTCACGATACACACGGTCGGCCACTCTCACAAGTGAAAGAGGATGAGAAAGAGGATGCAGAGGCAGAGCACGTCGAGGGTGTGTCAACTGCCAAGACAGAAGTTGTGCCTAGTTCTCTCGCTGCTCCGGCTGTCATGATCACACCAGAAACTCCTGCACCTGTGGATGAGGCAGAACATGAGGCTAAGCAACTCGGACATTCTGGCTTTACAACGGTGACGGGTCGACCTGCTACGGAACAGAGACACGTTTAG
- a CDS encoding hypothetical protein (EggNog:ENOG41) yields the protein MAPNDEESRKALATLIATATTLLEQLQSTLTTIQRNPLTPTTPSSSSSSSSPETTSINALSLARDTSLLIRAHSTKISLLIINEPFTPSAISTVVRELIKGPIPGIATAAQACTPDLYTSVVRKELAYRCQKVLVELWGLLKRVPDDGKVIPSVERSGSKGSLVLTGKLWDACDEVVKLADLGVGGFYVRKAEEWRDTLKDVMEELKEWGEEEEDDEDDVDALADDMNNTSLTDQEMLDDLMNSSSAIPKSDPDKIRPRLDSTLKRLRMIVLLYQALSKRRFKKLPKDTTTGDIPSKLDKAASVLETLPHKFGDLAGAFYELDAEEIDSLMEDCFESAVGVSEVLKLGWQGESDEFSEWMEKFKVEVKKT from the coding sequence ATGGCCCCCAACGATGAAGAGTCTCGCAAGGCTCTCGCAACACTCATAGCAACAGCCACAACCCTCCTCGAACAGCTCCAATCAACACTCACCACTATCCAACGCAATCCACTCACCCCAACAacaccctcctcctcctcctcctcctcctcccccgaAACAACCTCCATAAACGCCCTATCCCTCGCCCGCGACACATCCCTCCTTATCCGCGCCCACTCCACAAAGATCTCCCTCCTCATAATAAACGAGCCCTTCACCCCCAGCGCCATCAGCACCGTGGTCCGCGAGCTCATAAAGGGTCCCATCCCCGGCATCGCCACCGCAGCGCAAGCCTGCACCCCCGATCTCTACACCAGCGTCGTGCGGAAAGAATTAGCATACCGCTGTCAGAAAGTCCTCGTTGAGCTGTGGGGTCTGCTGAAGCGTGTTCCGGACGATGGCAAGGTTATTCCGTCTGTGGAGAGGAGTGGGAGTAAGGGGAGTTTGGTACTGACGGGTAAGCTTTGGGATGCTTGTGATGAGGTGGTCAAGCTTGCGGATTTGGGGGTTGGGGGTTTTTATGTGAGAAAGGCGGAGGAGTGGAGGGATACGCTTAAGGATGTTATggaggagttgaaggagtggggagaagaggaggaggatgatgaagatgatgttgatgctctGGCCGACGATATGAACAATACCTCACTCACGGATCAAGAAATGCTCGACGACCTCATgaactcctcctccgccatcCCCAAATCCGACCCCGATAAGATCCGTCCCCGTCTCGACTCAACCCTCAAGCGCCTCCGAATGATCGTCCTTCTGTACCAGGCCCTCTCCAAGCGGCGCTTCAAGAAACTCCCCAAGGACACCACCACAGGCGACATTCCCTCCAAGCTAGACAAGGCCGCGAGTGTTCTCGAGACGTTGCCGCATAAATTCGGGGATTTGGCCGGTGCGTTCTACGAGCTCGATGCGGAGGAGATCGATAGTCTCATGGAGGATTGTTTTGAGAGTGCGGTTGGTGTGAGTGAGGTTCTCAAGCTTGGGTGGCAGGGGGAGAGTGATGAGTTTAGTGAGTGGATGGAGAAGTTCAAGGTTGAAGTCAAGAAGACATAG
- a CDS encoding hypothetical protein (BUSCO:EOG0926195C) → MQHPNSLALLGAIYAFTLAAAGSVPRGVGPEFASHYQGDEFSCITNAAIKLSLDRVNDNTCDCPDGSDEPGTAACANLDPLSPEQPLAGSISGTTNTTNALPGFWCENKGHIGMYVPFLYVNDGVCDYELCCDGSEEYGSVGGVKCENKCAEIGKEYRRLEDEKKKALQKAAMKRGKMVSEAKDLRQKVEKKVEDLKKEIAALEVKKEELAQKHRDAEQQDKGKVVREGPGTGKLGVLVGLAKTRVNELRDTLDKVVTQRDALKERVGELEELLTKFKTDYNPNFNDEGVKAAIRSFEDYSARRAESKEEVVSDEDVLSVLKEDGENAGVNWSEFEEGEGSDTDIRKSTLQQNSVFFANELVYNFEAYLPPPVRAFIHNSLDNLRVWAITNGILADNSSPGKESTLVRAAREAVDAANRDLSDKKSTLSVEQADLDFDYGPDDIFRALKDKCVTLEAGEYTYEQCWLGSTKQKSKKGHGQSNMGNFKRIDREMADEEDRIDGKSLGRGERMVLRYEDGQQCWNGPQRRTDVWLGCAETEELWRVSESEKCVYRMEIGTPAACDFSRWDVGSQPKKPRSRDEL, encoded by the exons ATGCAACACCCGAATTCTCTGGCGCTTCTGGGCGCTATCTACGCCTTTAccctggctgctgctggcagtGTGCCTAGAGGTGTTGGCCCAGAAT TTGCTTCTCACTACCAGGGCGATGAATTCTCCTGCATCACCAACGCAGCGATCAAATTGAGTCTTGACAGAGTCAACGATAACACGTGCGATTGTCCCGATGGCTCAGACGAACCAGGCACCGCTGCCTGCGCCAACCTCGACCCTCTCTCCCCCGAACAACCTCTCGCGGGCTCCATCTCCGGCAccacaaacaccaccaacgccCTGCCCGGCTTCTGGTGCGAGAACAAGGGCCACATTGGCATGTACGTTCCGTTCCTCTACGTCAACGACGGCGTGTGCGACTACGAGCTCTGCTGCGATGGGTCAGAGGAGTACGGCAGTGTAGGCGGTGTCAAGTGCGAGAACAAATGTGCCGAGATCGGAAAGGAGTACAGACGcttggaggatgagaagaagaaggctttgcAGAAGGCTGCGATGAAGAGAGGCAAGATGGTCAGCGAGGCGAAGGACCTGAGAcaaaaggttgagaagaaggtggaggatctcaagaaggagattgcGGCGctggaggtcaagaaggaggaacTTGCGCAGAAGCACCGTGATGCTGAACAGCAAGATAAGGGAAAGGTTGTTCGTGAGGGTCCTGGCACTGGAAAGCTTGGTGTTCTTGTTGGTCTTGCAAAGACTCGCGTTAACGAGCTTAGGGATACGCTGGATAAGGTGGTTACCCAGCGCGATGCCCTCAAGGAGCGAGTCGGTGAACTTGAGGAGCTTTTGACAAAGTTCAAGACTGATTATAACCCCAACTTCAACGATGAGGGTGTCAAGGCGGCGATTCGGTCGTTTGAGGATTACTCGGCTCGTCGGGCGGAGAGCAAGGAGGAGGTTGTTAGCGATGAGGATGTTTTGAGTGTTCTCAAGGAGGATGGGGAGAATGCCGGTGTTAACTGGAGTGAGTTCGAGGAGGGTGAAGGAAGCGATACTGATATCCGTAAGTCAACTCTGCAACAAAACAGTGTGTTCTTTGCTAACGAGTTAGTGTACAACTTTGAGGCTTACCTCCCCCCTCCCGTCCGAGCCTTCATCCACAACTCCCTCGACAACCTCCGCGTCTGGGCCATCACCAACGGCATCCTCGCCGACAACTCATCCCCCGGCAAAGAATCCACCCTCGTCCGCGCCGCCCGCGAAGCCGTAGACGCTGCCAATCGCGACCTCTCCGACAAAAAGTCCACTCTCTCCGTCGAACAAGCCGATCTCGACTTTGACTACGGTCCCGACGATATCTTCCGCGCCCTCAAAGATAAGTGTGTAACTCTCGAGGCGGGCGAGTACACCTACGAGCAATGCTGGCTAGGTAGCACGAAgcaaaagtccaagaaggGACACGGTCAAAGCAACATGGGAAATTTCAAGCGCATTGATAGAGAAATggcggatgaagaggacagGATCGATGGCAAGAGTCTGGGTAGGGGTGAGAGGATGGTGTTAAGGTATGAGGATGGTCAGCAGTGCTGGAATGGACCGCAGAGGAGAACGGATGTGTGGCTGGGATGTGCGGAGACGGAGGAGTTGTGGAGGGTCAGTGAGAGCGAGAAGTGCGTTTACAGGATGGAGATTGGTACGCCTGCTGCCTGTGACTTTTCGAGATGGGATGTTGGAAGCCAGCCCAAGAAGCCCAGATCTCGCGATGAGCTATAG
- a CDS encoding hypothetical protein (EggNog:ENOG41), whose protein sequence is MYSLPSQSPPKASGRKGSKKVRTGCITCKIRKVKCDEGKPYCLRCIKTGRQCDGYRPSPNSSPEPTSLSPAPGFNTPQEVRAFDHYRLRTAKVLSGPIDANFWGGVVLKMSSTEPAVRHAILAISSLHEAVQVKSRSLKEIDTRFAFKEYGNAITSLRNWGQRSEPSVVPLLVCVLFICVEFLIDRDTAAQMHICQGRHILSTLGDGRSPAMEMIKHSLVPVYARLSLSSFLFGSRPAPIPAHLRSWTDMPAVFATIEEARYALYLLLDDALQFSTSARVPIYNPNTEPEEIRKLQNEQQRLLSQLSRWHAAFTVTTSMSPQSPSLENSLNVLRIYHQSTLIWVSTALDTDEIKLDHFIPNFANIITLASTIISSVPSNAKLEPFSFETEIIPPVYWTAIKCRHPLLRRAALKLLTRNQMRNRRENLWHARETAVIAARSIEIEESELDYPLDLDFTMDPFIAPSPSGLSEVSAEANAAFDLFTCDPKKIKVDISQPPSLPPPPPSFTDPTPEEILSGSPCSLGSSRSSPTPTPEPVSPISAALESLQHLDSAALKSTNLESPYDVSESRRIKNALIGPAENGGIWVTFFRDPEPGEMSWKVTREFLRC, encoded by the exons ATGTATTCACTCCCGTCGCAATCGCCGCCCAAGGCTTCGGGTCGTAAGGGGAGTAAGAAGGTTCGCACTGGCTGCATCACCTGCAA AATTCGCAAAGTAAAATGTGATG AGGGCAAGCCTTATTGTCTACGATGCATCAAAACAGGTCGTCAATGCGACGGCTACCGTCCCTCCCCCAACTCCTCCCCAGAACCTACATCCCTCTCCCCAGCACCAGGCTTCAACACCCCCCAAGAAGTCCGCGCCTTCGACCACTACCGCCTACGCACTGCAAAAGTCCTCTCCGGCCCCATCGATGCTAATTTCTGGGGCGGCGTGGTCCTCAAGATGAGTTCCACCGAACCAGCTGTTCGACACGCCATCCTCGCTATTAGCAGTCTCCACGAGGCCGTTCAGGTCAAGAGTAGAAGCCTAAAAGAGATTGATACGAGGTTTGCGTTTAAGGAGTATGGAAATGCGATCACGTCGCTGAGGAACTGGGGACAGAGGAGTGAACCGTCTGTTGTGCCGTTGCTGGTTTGTGTGTTGTTTATTTGTGTTGAGTTCTTGATTGATCGCGATACAGCCGCGCAGATGCATATTTGTCAGGGACGGCATATTCTCTCTACGCTTGGGGATGGGAGATCACCGGCTATGGAGATGATTAAGCATTCTCTTGTGCCTGTCTACGCGCGACTGAGTCTTTCCAGCTTTCTCTTTGGTAGTCGACCAGCGCCTATTCCTGCACATCTACGCAGCTGGACCGACATGCCTGCGGTGTTCGCCACCATTGAAGAAGCTCGGTATGCGCTTTATCTTCTTCTAGATGATGCCCTGCAGTTCAGCACAAGCGCTCGAGTTCCGATCTACAATCCGAATACCGAACCAGAAGAGATTCGCAAGCTTCAAAATGAGCAGCAGCGTCTTCTCTCACAATTAAGTCGTTGGCACGCCGCCTTCACAGTGACAACATCAATGAGCCCTCagtctccttctctcgaaAACTCACTAAACGTCCTCCGCATTTATCACCAGTCAACTCTCATCTGGGTCTCCACTGCCTTGGACACAGACGAGATAAAGCTCGACCATTTCATACCCAACTTTGCAAACATCATCACTCTTGCGtcaaccatcatcagctcTGTCCCCTCCAACGCGAAACTCGAGCCCTTCAGCTTCGAAACGGAGATTATACCGCCTGTGTACTGGACAGCTATAAAGTGTCGACATCCGCTGCTTCGTCGCGCAGCGCTTAAACTCTTGACGCGGAATCAAATGCGCAATCGCAGGGAGAACCTCTGGCATGCACGCGAAACAGCCGTCATCGCCGCGCGAAgcattgagattgaggagtcAGAGCTCGACTAccctcttgatcttgactttACAATGGATCCCTTCATCGCTCCGAGCCCCAGCGGTTTGAGCGAAGTATCTGCCGAAGCAAACGCTGCGTTCGACCTGTTTACTTGTGAtcccaagaagatcaaagtCGACATCTCACAACCTCCAAGTCtaccccctcctcctccgtcatTCACCGATCCAACACCTGAGGAAATACTCTCTGGTTCACCGTGCAGTTTGGGTTCGAGTCGTTCGTCTCCTACTCCTACGCCCGAACCTGTGTCGCCGATATCCGCAGCGCTTGAAAGTCTCCAGCATTTGGATTCTGCAGCGCTCAAATCCACGAATCTCGAGTCGCCGTATGATGTTTCGGAGAGTAGAAGGATCAAGAATGCCCTTATTGGACCGGCGGAAAATGGTGGTATTTGGGTCACGTTCTTTAGAGATCCTGAGCCGGGGGAGATGTCGTGGAAGGTCACGAGGGAGTttttgagatgttga